In Desulfomonile tiedjei DSM 6799, a genomic segment contains:
- a CDS encoding AMP-binding protein, which yields MIETGIPPDKEEANLETYAEKGTSFSWAELEREFTWYESGELNIVQEALDRWARLRDEKSRKALIFEKAGKTLVFTYQELRESSCQWANLLTEYGLTVGDRVFIFLPPCPEIYFLMLACARLGIIFSPLFPDLSFDELAFRLQNARPRSIVTHPDLIERLPDHALSSVERIFLTEGAGVGLFPNELPIKDIIGTLPRKSAIKWVRGTTPLYLLYTSGSTGPPKGVVHAHMDMIGHLITARHVLNVKEGTVIWTDGDPGWVTGTVYGAFAPWLCGATSVIQGDRFSASTWYRTLERHKVEIWYTTPRTLTRLAEAGDDLPRRYDFSRLRHIATVGEMLRPDQFAWTRETLKLPPHDTWWMTETGMICIANYQSMSIKPGSMGKVIPGIEAAVLDENGEPLPPMTLGELALRPDWPALMTGIWQDAARYQDYFRFRNWFLTGDMVTMDEDGYFFHYGRNDDLIKIGEKIIGPYEVEQVLAFHPAVAEAVAISVGSASAKTYVKAFVMVSKGFTASASLNHQMKAFLKANISQDLPLADIEFMEELPKTRSGKLLRRVLRAREKGLPSGDPARLKE from the coding sequence ATGATCGAGACAGGAATACCGCCGGACAAAGAAGAAGCGAATCTCGAGACGTATGCTGAGAAAGGTACAAGCTTCTCCTGGGCAGAGTTGGAACGGGAATTCACGTGGTATGAATCCGGCGAGTTGAACATTGTACAGGAAGCCTTGGACAGATGGGCTCGGCTGAGAGATGAAAAATCTCGTAAAGCGCTGATTTTTGAAAAAGCCGGTAAAACCTTGGTGTTCACCTATCAAGAATTACGGGAATCATCGTGTCAGTGGGCAAACCTCCTCACAGAATATGGGTTGACTGTAGGAGATCGCGTTTTTATCTTTCTGCCGCCATGTCCCGAGATTTACTTCTTGATGCTTGCCTGTGCGCGTCTGGGTATCATTTTTTCACCACTCTTTCCCGATCTTTCGTTTGACGAACTTGCGTTTCGCCTGCAAAACGCAAGACCGCGGAGTATCGTCACTCATCCGGATCTTATCGAACGACTCCCGGACCATGCACTGTCCAGCGTCGAACGCATCTTTCTCACTGAAGGAGCCGGAGTCGGTCTCTTTCCTAACGAGTTGCCGATCAAAGACATCATCGGCACGCTCCCTAGGAAGAGCGCTATTAAATGGGTGAGGGGCACCACTCCGCTGTACTTGCTGTACACGTCAGGTTCCACCGGCCCTCCTAAAGGTGTAGTGCACGCCCATATGGATATGATCGGCCATTTGATCACCGCTCGACATGTGCTGAATGTGAAGGAGGGGACGGTGATCTGGACCGACGGAGACCCTGGTTGGGTAACCGGTACCGTGTACGGAGCGTTCGCTCCCTGGCTCTGCGGAGCTACATCAGTGATCCAAGGAGATCGATTCTCGGCATCCACCTGGTACAGAACCTTGGAACGGCACAAGGTGGAGATCTGGTACACGACGCCGCGAACCTTGACGCGGCTCGCCGAAGCTGGAGACGATCTGCCCCGGCGATACGATTTTTCCCGCTTGCGCCACATTGCGACGGTAGGTGAGATGCTCAGGCCCGATCAATTTGCTTGGACCCGGGAAACACTGAAGCTGCCGCCTCACGACACATGGTGGATGACCGAGACAGGAATGATATGCATAGCAAATTACCAGTCCATGAGTATCAAGCCGGGCAGCATGGGTAAGGTTATTCCGGGAATTGAGGCTGCAGTTCTGGACGAGAATGGCGAACCACTTCCCCCGATGACTCTCGGTGAACTTGCATTACGTCCGGATTGGCCGGCACTCATGACAGGAATCTGGCAGGATGCAGCCCGTTATCAAGATTACTTCCGGTTCCGAAATTGGTTTCTTACCGGTGACATGGTTACCATGGACGAAGACGGTTATTTCTTTCACTACGGCCGGAATGACGATCTCATTAAAATTGGCGAAAAGATTATAGGACCGTATGAAGTCGAGCAGGTCCTTGCGTTTCATCCGGCAGTTGCAGAAGCAGTAGCTATATCTGTCGGGTCTGCATCAGCAAAGACGTATGTGAAAGCGTTTGTCATGGTGAGCAAAGGCTTCACGGCCTCGGCAAGTCTGAATCATCAGATGAAAGCATTTCTGAAAGCGAATATCTCTCAGGACTTGCCGCTCGCTGATATCGAGTTTATGGAAGAATTGCCTAAAACACGATCCGGAAAGTTGCTCCGAAGAGTCTTGCGTGCACGAGAAAAGGGATTGCCTTCCGGAGATCCTGCTCGATTAAAGGAATAG
- a CDS encoding dihydropteroate synthase: MLVVADNINAMNPIVSRAMESLDPEPIQELAKACVQKGTQFIDINPGYLSRRKEDRMAFLVEAVQEVVSARLILDSPNAGVLARGLSVCKATPFLNALSLEPQKLNEILPLAVEHGTPLILLIMDAKSFTPPTMEEKIAIAVELREHCLNAGLRTEDLVFDPVLPSLSWDDAYLRISEGLKAVNLLASGAVFSEPVRTMIGLSNLRSGQKTRYSIKIEETCLALFAGAGLSMALMNVLKSELKPTIDLIRQIVPTTTD; encoded by the coding sequence ATGCTTGTCGTTGCAGATAATATCAATGCCATGAACCCCATTGTTTCACGAGCAATGGAATCACTCGATCCTGAACCCATCCAGGAACTTGCCAAAGCGTGTGTTCAAAAAGGGACGCAGTTCATCGACATCAATCCGGGCTATCTCTCGAGACGAAAAGAAGATCGCATGGCATTTCTCGTGGAAGCGGTCCAGGAAGTCGTATCGGCGCGTCTCATTCTGGATAGCCCAAATGCAGGAGTTCTTGCCAGAGGGCTGTCGGTGTGCAAAGCAACTCCTTTCCTGAATGCTCTTTCCCTGGAGCCCCAAAAACTAAATGAAATTCTCCCGTTGGCTGTGGAACATGGAACGCCCCTGATTCTTCTGATCATGGATGCGAAATCGTTTACTCCCCCGACTATGGAGGAAAAGATCGCGATAGCGGTGGAACTGAGGGAACACTGTTTGAATGCGGGATTGAGAACCGAAGATCTGGTGTTCGATCCTGTGTTGCCGAGCTTGAGTTGGGATGACGCGTACCTGAGAATCTCCGAAGGCTTGAAGGCAGTGAACCTCCTGGCAAGCGGAGCCGTATTCTCTGAACCGGTTCGAACAATGATAGGCCTATCGAACCTGCGAAGCGGACAGAAAACGCGTTATTCCATTAAAATAGAAGAGACGTGCCTCGCTCTTTTTGCCGGAGCAGGTCTCAGCATGGCACTCATGAACGTACTCAAATCGGAATTGAAACCTACCATAGACCTAATCAGGCAAATTGTTCCTACCACCACGGATTGA
- a CDS encoding cyclodeaminase/cyclohydrolase family protein — MKDAFLEALSRPRPDPGGGAASAYGALLSVAIVEKIVRIELQRNENSGSESVLTRMLSTVVVLQKDCAQWCEQDVQAYLELARVRKAGITGSELISSMESAVECPLNIMQSGLRILKCIADVGSLCRKHLISDLQVAAEFARAAIYGASHITSANLLLMRERGHVSSYEQRFQTLLDQVETQFNQTMSTLGA, encoded by the coding sequence GTGAAAGATGCATTCTTAGAAGCCCTTTCCCGGCCGAGACCCGATCCGGGTGGGGGCGCAGCATCGGCTTACGGTGCGCTCCTCTCCGTGGCGATCGTTGAGAAGATCGTCCGTATCGAGCTGCAGCGGAACGAGAATTCAGGAAGTGAATCTGTCTTAACGAGAATGCTCTCTACCGTTGTCGTACTGCAAAAGGACTGTGCCCAATGGTGTGAACAGGACGTGCAAGCATATCTTGAGTTGGCACGAGTGCGGAAGGCAGGCATCACCGGCTCGGAATTGATCTCGAGCATGGAATCGGCTGTAGAATGTCCTTTGAACATCATGCAATCAGGGTTGAGGATTCTGAAATGCATCGCGGATGTGGGTTCCTTGTGCCGAAAACATCTTATATCCGATTTGCAGGTTGCTGCGGAATTCGCTCGCGCAGCTATATACGGCGCATCTCACATAACTTCGGCCAATCTGCTGCTCATGAGAGAACGGGGACACGTATCCTCGTATGAGCAGCGGTTTCAAACTTTGTTGGATCAAGTGGAGACTCAGTTCAACCAGACAATGTCTACCCTGGGGGCATAG
- a CDS encoding SPFH domain-containing protein → MGILDFIKGELIEVIAWLDDTGDTLVWRFPDKDNEIKMGAKLTVREGQTAVFVNEGRIADIFAPGMYSLTTQNMPIMTTLRSWRHGFESPFKAEVYFVSTRNFLDLKWGTQNPVMLRDPDFGVVRLRAFGTYGIRVTDPELLIREIVGTDGNFTTDEIQGQLRSLLVSNFTELLGTSNTAALDLASNYRSMGEKARASMDPEFLKYGISLSRFVIENISLPPEVEKMLDTRSQMGIAGDLNRLTQFQTAQAIPEAAKSGGAGDFVGMGAGIAMGQQMANQMAGSVAQNQQQSQAPSSAPGTGNRFCSECGKPVTPDAKFCPECGKPQQKSCPQCGKAAAAADRFCQECGTKLP, encoded by the coding sequence ATGGGCATTTTAGATTTCATCAAAGGCGAACTCATAGAGGTAATAGCATGGCTCGACGATACAGGGGACACCCTGGTCTGGAGATTCCCGGATAAAGACAACGAGATCAAAATGGGAGCCAAGCTTACGGTGCGAGAAGGCCAGACTGCGGTATTCGTGAATGAGGGAAGAATAGCAGATATTTTTGCGCCCGGTATGTACAGTCTCACGACACAGAACATGCCGATTATGACGACCCTCAGATCGTGGCGGCACGGTTTCGAATCTCCCTTCAAAGCAGAGGTGTATTTTGTCAGTACACGGAATTTCCTCGATCTCAAATGGGGCACTCAGAATCCGGTAATGCTGCGGGATCCCGATTTCGGAGTCGTACGGCTTCGAGCCTTCGGTACGTATGGAATTCGTGTTACCGACCCGGAATTGCTGATTCGAGAAATCGTCGGCACGGACGGAAATTTCACAACAGACGAAATACAGGGTCAGTTGCGAAGTTTGCTCGTCTCGAATTTCACCGAACTACTGGGGACTTCCAATACGGCTGCTCTGGATCTCGCGTCCAATTACCGCAGTATGGGAGAAAAGGCTAGAGCGTCAATGGATCCGGAGTTTCTGAAGTACGGTATTTCTTTGTCGCGATTCGTCATCGAAAACATCTCTTTGCCGCCTGAAGTTGAGAAGATGCTCGATACTCGCTCCCAAATGGGTATAGCCGGCGATCTCAATCGGCTGACGCAATTTCAGACTGCTCAGGCGATACCTGAAGCGGCAAAGTCAGGTGGAGCGGGTGATTTCGTCGGTATGGGAGCAGGGATTGCCATGGGCCAGCAAATGGCTAACCAGATGGCAGGTTCTGTTGCTCAGAATCAGCAACAGTCGCAAGCTCCAAGTTCGGCTCCAGGTACAGGCAATCGGTTTTGCAGCGAATGCGGAAAACCTGTTACACCTGATGCCAAGTTTTGTCCTGAATGTGGCAAGCCACAACAGAAATCATGTCCTCAGTGCGGCAAGGCAGCCGCAGCAGCGGATCGCTTTTGTCAGGAGTGCGGGACTAAATTGCCATGA
- a CDS encoding rhodanese-like domain-containing protein: MESQLPKYKSAAIILYNQDGSIASAQNAYKAISDLGYKQTSILAGGFDAWQKAGKQVAKGPAESTIKYVRKLMPGEVELALFKEAIGDNQKKAVILDVRAAAEAKAGAIESSINIPLDELEQRLGELPKDKPVYIYCGTGARAEMAYNVLKKAGMNGKYLRCKVDFDKEDPKKYTIEE, translated from the coding sequence TTGGAGAGTCAGCTTCCGAAGTACAAAAGCGCGGCCATCATACTTTACAATCAAGACGGAAGCATAGCTTCGGCACAGAACGCGTACAAAGCCATTTCCGACCTGGGATACAAGCAGACGAGCATCCTGGCCGGAGGCTTCGATGCGTGGCAAAAAGCCGGTAAACAGGTGGCAAAGGGCCCTGCGGAGTCCACCATAAAGTACGTTCGTAAGCTCATGCCCGGAGAAGTGGAACTGGCACTATTCAAGGAAGCAATCGGAGACAACCAGAAGAAAGCCGTGATCCTCGATGTGCGAGCTGCAGCCGAAGCCAAAGCCGGTGCAATTGAGAGTTCAATCAATATCCCGCTCGATGAACTGGAACAACGTTTGGGGGAACTTCCCAAGGATAAACCGGTGTATATCTATTGCGGTACCGGAGCGAGAGCAGAAATGGCCTACAATGTGCTCAAGAAAGCCGGAATGAATGGTAAGTATCTTAGATGCAAAGTGGATTTCGACAAAGAAGATCCCAAGAAATACACTATCGAAGAATAA
- a CDS encoding rhodanese-like domain-containing protein, with translation MWRIVLTSVLVSAILAIGAAYPLTAPAQDDKLPSKADASCINCHADYPKTPNLFAGKIYDVSSKANTIQLQINKDMEIIHFNDATVLKNAPSFKEIPKQESVRIKYTIKDGKTVATQVEVKKGIEVPKEQLAEVDDIAKLVAMGPEKGKYLLLDSRPPNMYAEGHIPTAVSMPFSAFDKLANELLKDKETLQIYYCAGYT, from the coding sequence ATGTGGCGGATAGTGCTCACATCCGTGCTCGTGAGCGCAATTCTTGCGATCGGCGCGGCTTACCCCCTCACAGCGCCGGCTCAAGATGACAAGCTCCCCTCAAAGGCCGACGCCAGTTGCATCAATTGCCATGCGGATTACCCAAAGACGCCCAACCTGTTCGCTGGCAAGATCTACGATGTCTCGAGCAAGGCAAACACCATTCAGCTTCAAATCAACAAGGATATGGAGATCATCCACTTTAACGATGCTACGGTGCTCAAGAATGCTCCGAGTTTCAAAGAAATTCCGAAGCAAGAATCCGTGCGGATCAAGTACACGATAAAAGACGGAAAAACCGTAGCTACACAAGTTGAAGTAAAGAAAGGGATTGAGGTCCCGAAAGAACAGCTTGCGGAAGTGGACGACATAGCAAAGCTGGTAGCTATGGGACCTGAAAAGGGAAAGTACCTCCTTTTAGACAGTCGGCCCCCAAACATGTATGCTGAAGGTCATATACCCACGGCCGTTTCCATGCCGTTCTCTGCATTCGATAAGCTCGCCAATGAATTACTGAAAGATAAAGAGACCCTGCAAATCTACTACTGTGCGGGATACACCTGA
- a CDS encoding CBS domain-containing protein, which yields MDVITTHVNADFDAFASMVAAKKLYPDAAVAFPGSQEKNLRDFFMESTLYILSIERAKDIDLENVHRLILVDTRQKSRIGRFSTLGNRDNVEIHIYDHHPDSEDDMHGHKETIREVGATVTILIEEIRKRRIEINAEEATVLALGIYEDTGSFTFSSTTKEDFEAAAWLLQKGANLNIVSNMMTSDLSRDQIEVLHQLIEESEIVNLGGIDVLVTTAGAEGYVGDLAILVHKYKDMENLDAIFAAVRMEDRVHLIARSSLEEVNVGEIVAEFGGGGHPTAASASIRNMTLFQVKDKLIAILKEKVRPKQKAREIMSRPAIVIEADKTILQASEYLNRYQISSLPVVQNGSVLGILHRNSVEKAVHHGLSAEPVNVYMNPGVLSVTPDDSIENVLQLTVEGRFRLVPVIEEGKIVGVISRSDLLEHMKLPRRSDSASPDEYPQTRLRGKSVRKLLEERLPKKVVDILRKAGQVGSARGEEVYLVGGAVRDLLLRNHNLDIDLVIEGQGIPFARELAAQFPGCRIRGHEKFGTAVILFEDNFKIDVATARHEYYARPGALPTVETSSIKRDLFRRDFTMNTLAISLNTRTIGHLIDFFGGSRDIKERIIRVLHNLAFVEDPTRILRAVRFSSRFGFAIGKHTLNLMKAAIRMKLFDKVEGKRLLNELIHMLEEKNPLSPLTLMDGYGIPQALHPALNFTPKTMELVESTIGVLSWWKYLFMKDQIDSWSVYFLALTDNLSDGDFKSVVERFSIVGDLGRHMASERILVRQALALFARGIIEKPSEIYSVLRNLSLETLLFMMAKTMREETRMAISEYIINYRYVKPLLTGKDLIRMGYEPGPIFAPILRTLKQASLDREVLTRSEAEDLVRRIFPIKKKEADRDTISLDS from the coding sequence ATGGATGTCATCACAACACATGTAAACGCGGATTTCGATGCTTTTGCGTCGATGGTAGCTGCGAAAAAGCTTTATCCCGACGCGGCGGTAGCATTCCCCGGGTCTCAAGAGAAAAACCTGCGGGATTTCTTCATGGAGTCCACTCTCTACATTTTGTCCATTGAACGCGCCAAAGACATCGATCTTGAAAACGTGCATCGTCTCATTCTGGTAGATACGCGTCAGAAAAGCCGGATCGGGCGATTCTCCACCCTGGGAAACCGGGACAACGTGGAGATCCATATTTATGACCATCATCCTGATTCGGAAGACGATATGCATGGCCACAAAGAGACTATCCGGGAAGTCGGAGCCACCGTAACCATTCTCATTGAGGAGATCCGGAAGCGCCGGATAGAGATAAATGCCGAAGAAGCTACCGTGCTTGCGCTGGGCATTTATGAGGACACAGGCTCTTTCACGTTTTCTTCCACCACGAAAGAAGATTTTGAAGCTGCAGCGTGGCTTCTGCAAAAAGGCGCTAATCTCAACATCGTTTCCAACATGATGACGAGTGATTTGAGTCGCGATCAAATTGAGGTTTTGCATCAGTTAATCGAGGAATCGGAAATCGTAAATCTGGGAGGAATCGATGTCCTGGTGACTACTGCAGGTGCAGAAGGGTATGTGGGCGATCTGGCCATTCTGGTGCACAAATATAAAGATATGGAGAACCTGGATGCAATTTTTGCGGCAGTGCGGATGGAAGATCGTGTTCATCTCATTGCACGGAGCAGTTTGGAAGAAGTGAATGTAGGTGAAATCGTCGCAGAATTTGGCGGGGGCGGGCACCCCACTGCAGCGAGTGCTTCCATCAGAAACATGACACTGTTTCAGGTGAAGGACAAGCTCATAGCAATCCTGAAAGAGAAGGTCCGTCCGAAGCAAAAAGCGCGTGAAATCATGAGCAGGCCGGCTATTGTCATTGAAGCCGATAAGACCATACTGCAGGCTTCGGAATACCTGAACCGTTATCAGATCAGCTCCCTTCCCGTGGTACAAAACGGGTCGGTGCTCGGAATTTTACATAGAAATTCAGTTGAAAAAGCGGTTCATCACGGATTATCCGCAGAGCCCGTCAATGTGTACATGAATCCGGGAGTGCTCTCCGTCACTCCGGATGATTCCATCGAAAACGTGCTGCAACTGACGGTGGAGGGACGCTTCAGGTTGGTTCCGGTGATTGAAGAAGGCAAAATCGTCGGAGTGATCAGCAGAAGCGATCTCCTGGAGCATATGAAACTTCCGCGGAGAAGCGACTCTGCCAGTCCGGACGAATACCCTCAAACCAGGCTGCGGGGGAAGAGCGTGCGGAAGCTTTTAGAAGAGCGTCTCCCCAAAAAAGTGGTGGACATCCTTCGGAAAGCCGGTCAGGTCGGTTCCGCTCGAGGCGAAGAAGTGTACCTGGTCGGAGGTGCGGTGCGAGACCTTTTGCTCAGAAACCACAACTTGGACATCGATTTGGTTATTGAAGGGCAAGGCATCCCTTTTGCCAGAGAATTGGCTGCTCAGTTCCCGGGCTGCAGAATTCGCGGTCACGAGAAATTTGGTACAGCAGTGATCTTGTTTGAAGATAACTTCAAAATTGATGTGGCCACCGCGCGACACGAGTATTATGCCCGGCCCGGAGCTCTCCCCACAGTAGAGACCAGTTCCATAAAGCGAGACCTATTCCGTAGGGATTTCACTATGAATACCCTTGCAATCAGCCTCAATACGCGAACAATCGGCCATCTCATCGATTTCTTTGGTGGATCGCGTGATATCAAAGAACGTATCATACGGGTGCTCCACAATCTCGCTTTTGTGGAAGATCCAACCAGAATTCTTCGAGCAGTCCGTTTCAGCAGCAGATTCGGCTTTGCCATAGGAAAACATACGCTCAACCTTATGAAAGCCGCAATTCGCATGAAGTTGTTCGACAAAGTCGAAGGAAAGCGGCTCTTGAATGAGTTGATCCATATGCTGGAAGAAAAGAACCCGCTTTCCCCTCTTACACTCATGGATGGATACGGGATTCCCCAGGCGCTCCATCCGGCTCTGAATTTCACCCCAAAGACTATGGAACTCGTGGAATCGACAATAGGAGTGCTGTCCTGGTGGAAGTATCTCTTTATGAAGGATCAAATAGACTCATGGTCAGTTTATTTTCTTGCTTTGACCGACAATCTCTCGGATGGTGACTTCAAAAGTGTTGTCGAACGCTTTTCCATAGTGGGAGATCTCGGACGGCACATGGCATCGGAACGAATTCTGGTGCGTCAGGCGCTCGCCCTGTTTGCACGGGGCATAATTGAAAAACCAAGTGAAATCTACTCAGTGCTGAGGAATCTTTCGCTGGAAACATTGCTCTTCATGATGGCCAAGACTATGCGCGAAGAGACGCGTATGGCAATTTCCGAATATATTATCAACTACCGGTATGTGAAACCGCTTCTGACCGGAAAAGATCTCATCCGTATGGGGTATGAACCCGGCCCCATTTTTGCTCCGATTCTGAGAACACTAAAGCAGGCTTCTTTGGACAGGGAGGTCCTTACTCGTTCAGAGGCTGAAGATCTCGTCCGTCGCATTTTTCCGATAAAGAAAAAAGAAGCCGACCGGGACACGATTTCTCTTGATTCTTGA
- a CDS encoding pyruvate carboxylase subunit B codes for MKPENPRRVKIFDITLRDGSQSKVATRIKLEDLLKVASLLADSGIYGAETWGGATFDVCVRYLREDPWERARRLKAAMPNVQNMMLIRGQNLVAYSNFPDDVVNKFVHVAARNGIDVFRIFDALDDMRNHEAVIRAVKEVGKTAEGAVCYTISPVHTIEKFVSKARQLEDKGVDQIAIKDMAGLIDPATAFELVSSLKKAVSVPIHLHTHDNCGLGMMSVLKAVEAGCDMVDSVLSPFSGGTGHPCTESIVFSLHKFGYETGCDLAKLTKAAEEAKNVRALYSEFEAPYSGVDCKMLVTQIPGGVMSNLSSQLRQQNALDRMSEIVDEIPRVREDLGWIPLVTPTSQIVVSQATFNVLLGRYKIIANHTANLLKGLYGETPAPVNSELQSRVLKTEKPVTVRPAELLPPMWHELEEKFPGLTEEEILIHAIFPHEAPGYFESKK; via the coding sequence ATGAAACCGGAGAACCCAAGACGAGTAAAAATATTCGATATTACATTACGAGACGGGTCTCAGAGCAAAGTTGCCACGAGAATAAAGCTTGAAGATCTCCTGAAAGTGGCTAGTTTGCTTGCTGATAGTGGCATTTACGGCGCTGAAACATGGGGTGGTGCGACATTCGACGTATGTGTCCGATACTTGCGGGAAGATCCCTGGGAAAGGGCTCGCAGATTAAAGGCCGCCATGCCCAATGTGCAAAATATGATGTTGATCCGGGGACAGAATTTGGTCGCGTATTCCAATTTCCCGGATGATGTTGTCAATAAATTCGTGCATGTCGCAGCGCGCAACGGAATTGACGTATTCAGAATCTTTGATGCTCTGGACGACATGCGCAACCATGAAGCTGTCATCAGAGCAGTGAAAGAAGTAGGAAAGACCGCTGAAGGTGCTGTTTGCTACACCATCAGCCCAGTCCATACAATAGAGAAATTCGTTTCCAAGGCGCGGCAGTTGGAAGACAAAGGTGTCGACCAGATAGCAATCAAAGACATGGCCGGCCTTATCGACCCTGCAACGGCTTTTGAACTTGTATCGAGCCTCAAGAAAGCTGTGAGTGTTCCCATACACCTGCATACTCATGACAATTGCGGGCTCGGCATGATGTCGGTGCTAAAAGCCGTGGAAGCCGGGTGTGACATGGTGGACTCGGTGCTCAGCCCCTTCTCTGGCGGAACCGGACATCCGTGCACGGAATCGATTGTCTTTTCTCTCCATAAATTTGGCTATGAAACCGGCTGTGATCTTGCCAAGCTCACCAAGGCAGCCGAAGAGGCAAAGAACGTTCGAGCTTTATACAGTGAATTCGAAGCTCCGTACAGCGGAGTTGACTGTAAAATGCTGGTCACTCAGATTCCCGGGGGCGTTATGTCCAACCTCTCCAGCCAGCTCAGACAACAAAACGCGCTGGATCGGATGAGCGAAATAGTTGATGAAATTCCGCGTGTTAGAGAAGACCTCGGCTGGATTCCTCTGGTGACCCCCACATCGCAGATCGTGGTATCCCAGGCTACTTTCAACGTGCTGCTCGGCCGCTATAAAATCATTGCTAACCATACGGCAAATCTGCTCAAGGGGCTTTACGGCGAAACCCCCGCCCCTGTGAACAGTGAACTCCAGAGCAGAGTCCTCAAGACTGAAAAACCTGTCACCGTGCGGCCGGCAGAACTCTTGCCGCCCATGTGGCATGAGCTGGAGGAGAAGTTTCCAGGATTGACCGAAGAGGAAATTCTCATTCACGCGATCTTTCCCCATGAAGCTCCCGGTTACTTCGAGTCCAAGAAATAG
- a CDS encoding PaaI family thioesterase produces the protein MSEGIPLQDRLHLEAPIRHCYGCGADNQFGLRIKSFLEGDEAVGTWKAQPHHCSYPGFLNGGVACTLIDCHSAWTAFALECRSQGIELSAHPEIASGWTRAMNVEFLKPTPLDSELTLRSRVVKKGRTSRTVNCSLFANGEETVRAEVVIIMK, from the coding sequence ATGTCGGAAGGAATCCCCCTGCAGGATAGGCTGCATCTTGAAGCACCTATACGGCATTGCTATGGATGCGGCGCTGACAATCAGTTTGGTTTGCGCATCAAGAGCTTCCTGGAAGGAGACGAAGCTGTGGGAACATGGAAAGCCCAACCGCACCACTGCTCGTATCCGGGTTTTCTCAACGGCGGGGTTGCCTGCACTCTCATAGACTGTCACTCGGCCTGGACCGCCTTCGCGCTCGAATGCCGTTCTCAGGGTATCGAACTGTCTGCACATCCGGAAATCGCCTCGGGTTGGACGAGGGCCATGAATGTGGAATTCCTTAAGCCGACCCCTCTGGATAGTGAATTAACCCTGAGAAGTCGGGTAGTTAAGAAAGGCCGTACAAGCAGAACAGTCAACTGTTCGCTTTTCGCTAACGGAGAGGAAACTGTTCGAGCGGAAGTGGTAATTATTATGAAATGA
- a CDS encoding DMT family transporter → MSSLTQTRHIPLSGVLLLVLMSFLWGGNMIAIKISNQGIPPIMAAAVRSVFASLFLWMFMRLLGEDPFFPRRHLMHGVAIGSLFGLEFLLLYWGTAYTDASRAIIILYTHPFWVALGAHLLIPEDRLTFAKTAGLILAFFGVVSVFGSRPNVYNANAWVGDLMEIGAGALWAATTIYIKRFVLSTEATHYQTLFAQLFFSIPVLVGGSLLLEWGRPLHFPSQVLISLFYQVVIIATISYVLWFWMIHRYQVSRLAAFTFLAPLFGVLLSWLMLGESLSPLLLLGLSLVAIGIYLVNRPETG, encoded by the coding sequence ATGTCATCACTTACCCAAACCAGGCACATTCCGCTCAGCGGCGTCTTGCTCCTCGTGCTCATGAGCTTTCTGTGGGGCGGCAACATGATAGCCATAAAAATAAGTAATCAGGGGATACCACCTATCATGGCAGCCGCGGTTCGGTCGGTGTTTGCTTCCCTGTTCTTGTGGATGTTTATGCGGTTGCTGGGAGAAGATCCATTTTTTCCGCGCCGGCATCTCATGCATGGCGTGGCCATAGGATCCCTGTTCGGTCTGGAATTCTTGCTGCTTTACTGGGGGACGGCATATACGGACGCGTCTCGTGCAATCATCATCTTGTATACTCATCCGTTTTGGGTGGCTCTTGGCGCTCACCTTCTGATTCCTGAAGATCGGCTCACTTTTGCGAAAACAGCAGGTCTGATACTGGCGTTTTTCGGAGTTGTATCGGTCTTCGGTTCTCGACCGAATGTATATAACGCGAATGCCTGGGTGGGCGATCTCATGGAGATCGGTGCAGGTGCATTGTGGGCTGCCACTACGATTTACATAAAACGATTCGTTTTAAGCACGGAAGCTACACATTATCAGACTCTTTTTGCTCAATTGTTCTTCTCCATTCCCGTGCTTGTGGGAGGGTCCTTGCTTCTCGAGTGGGGCAGACCCTTGCATTTTCCATCACAGGTTTTGATTTCACTCTTTTACCAGGTGGTGATTATCGCAACGATCAGCTATGTCCTGTGGTTCTGGATGATACACCGGTATCAAGTAAGCAGATTGGCAGCGTTCACGTTTCTCGCGCCATTATTCGGCGTACTGTTGAGCTGGTTGATGCTCGGAGAATCCCTTTCTCCGTTGCTATTGCTGGGCCTTTCATTGGTAGCAATAGGAATCTATCTGGTAAACAGGCCTGAGACAGGGTGA